In one Salvelinus fontinalis isolate EN_2023a chromosome 16, ASM2944872v1, whole genome shotgun sequence genomic region, the following are encoded:
- the LOC129812857 gene encoding zinc finger protein 91-like → MSQLQMLRVFLNDRLMAAAVEIFGAVEKTVVEYEEENDRLRKLLRVTPEITLCRKDSLKLSLAVSEEEVPSEQQHCEQEWSHSLGQEDLEPTQIKERNEELRTSQEEEQLQGLEPDIIEFKFTPSCVKRERDQEDPLWSLTLSQTVENRECDSKLVDPKPFGTVTHLKGYEMLCDPTDNQNIVYSHSSALSSNPVGLDRSQPLAPNPPMEEHCSKPSTTSIKTHRCCDCGKMFPLTADLQRHVTLAKKRLSECHFCKKQYISTCKLKAHVRLCHSGKPCTCPFCGKTFKQKGNLSMHMRIHTGEKPFSCGYCGKSFNHKGDLRRHILTHTGEKPFSCNFCCKCFNQKGDLRRHILTHTGEKPFSCGECGKGFIRKEHLTAHIRIHTAE, encoded by the exons ATGTCTCAACTACAAATGTTGCGTGTATTTTTAAATGACCGTTTAATGGCGGCTGCTGTGGAGATTTTCGGGGCAGTTGAGAAAACGGTAGTGGAGTACGAGGAGGAGAATGATCGGCTACGGAAACTTCTGCGGGTTACACCGGAGATAACACTATGCAGAAAAG acTCCCTGaagctctctctcgctgtctctgaaGAGGAGGTTCCCTCTGAGCAGCAGCACTGTGAGCAGGAGTGGAGCCACAGTCTGGGGCAGGAGGATCTAGAGCCCACACAGATTAAAGAGAGAAATGAGGAACTCAggaccagtcaggaggaagagcagcttcaaGGGCTGGAGCCTGATATCATAGAGTTCAAATTCACTCCTTCCTGTGTGAAAAGAGAACGTGATCAGGAAGACCCACTTTGGTCCTTGACTCTGTCCCAAACAGTGGAGAACAGAGAGTGTGACTCTAAACTAGTGGATCCTAAACCTTTTGGCACTGTGACCCACCTAAAGGGTTATGAAATGCTCTGTGACCCTACAGATAATCAAAACATTGTCTACAGCCACAGCTCAGCCTTAAGCAGCAACCCAGTAGGACTTGACAGAAGCCAACCATTGGCTCCAAACCCACCAATGGAGGAACACTGTTCCAAACCCAGCACCACATCTATAAAAACTCATCGTTGCTGTGACTGTGGCAAAATGTTTCCTCTCACAGCTGACCTGCAGAGGCATGTGACTCTCGCCAAGAAGAGACTCAGCGAATGTCACTTCTGCAAAAAACAGTACATTTCCACCTGTAAACTGAAGGCCCATGTCCGACTCTGTCACAGTGGGAAACCCTGCACCTGCCCCTTTTGTGGCAAGACCTTCAAACAAAAAGGAAATCTGTCCATGCACATGaggattcacacaggagagaaaccatttagctgtggttactgtgggaaaagcttcaatCACAAGGGAGACCTAAGAAGACATAtactgactcacacaggagagaaaccatttagctgtaATTTTTGCTGTAAGTGCTTCAATCAGAAGGGGGACCTAAGGAGGCATAtactgactcacacaggagagaaaccatttagctgtggtgaATGCGGTAAAGGCTTCATACGCAAGGAGCACTTAACTGCACATATACGGATTCACACAGCAGAGTAA